A portion of the Scleropages formosus chromosome 15, fSclFor1.1, whole genome shotgun sequence genome contains these proteins:
- the LOC108919416 gene encoding epithelial cell adhesion molecule-like encodes MKLKTFCMISTLILESSIAVSAVPDDECNDEFPARENCEFDEVCEDASCKHNEYVTCHMNRCGTCEAVFRGYDNLTVSCNELTPKCRLMHLEMLNKRRTGSILPGGRLDMEYDPECDEHGMFKPKQCDDDSNLCWCVDSAGVRVTDKTGDDPKCDRLVRVHLVEILFTFKAEFTPLARTKDAIRRQLVFKLVKEYTLDTTQILEINIEERSHVVSIRLAENGTKDPVDVATVAHYIERDLKNSKFGLELDGRSLEVERDSIKVLFFDSEPPRMNMKTISPGFAAIIIVIALAILTGIAVFVVVRRRAEQEKKRLQFEVIEGQGQDDYHMTQRDTMAYFVM; translated from the exons ATGAAGCTCAAGACCTTCTGCATGATCTCGACCCTCATACTGGAGAGCTCCATCGCCGTGTCAGCGGTACCAG ACGACGAGTGCAACGACGAGTTCCCCGCGCGCGAGAACTGCGAGTTCGACGAGGTGTGCGAGGACGCCTCCTGCAAGCACAACGAGTACGTCACGTGTCACATGAACCGCTGCGGCACGTGCGAGGCCGTGTTCCGCGGCTACGACAACCTCACCGTGAGCTGCAACGAGC TGACTCCAAAGTGTCGCCTGATGCACCTGGAGATGCTGAACAAGCGCCGCACCGGGAGCATCCTTCCCGGCGGGAGGCTGGACATGGAGTACGACCCCGAGTGCGACGAGCACGGCATGTTCAAACCGAAGCAGTGCGACGACGACTCGAACCTATGCTGGTGCGTGGACAGCGCGGGCGTGAGGGTCACCGACAAGACCGGCGACGACCCCAAGTGCGACCGTCTGGTGCGAGTCCA CCTCGtggaaattttatttacattcaaagCGGAGTTCACCCCTCTGGCCAGAACTAAAGACGCAATACGACG ACAGCTGGTCTTTAAGCTGGTGAAGGAATACACGCTGGACACCACACAGATACTGGAGATAAAC ATTGAGGAGCGCTCCCACGTGGTATCGATCCGCCTCGCAGAGAACGGCACCAAAGACCCGGTCGACGTGGCAACGGTGGCGCACTACATTGAGCGAGAT CTAAAGAACAGCAAATTCGGCCTCGAGTTGGACGGACGGAGTCTGGAGGTGGAGCGTGACTCCATCAAGGTGCTGTTCTTTGACAGTGAGCCACCACGAATGAACATGAAGACCATCTCACCAGGCTTTGCTgccatcatcatcgtcatcgcCCTGGCCATCCTCACCGGCATCGCTGTTTTT GTCGTGGTGCGTCGGAGAGCTGAGCAGGAGAAGAAGAGGTTACAGTTTGAAGTTATTGAG GGTCAAGGGCAAGATGACTACCACATGACGCAGAGAGACACAATGGCTTACTTTGTCATGTGA
- the nrde2 gene encoding protein NRDE2 homolog isoform X1 has protein sequence MALFPAFSSVSATSSASEKAKELDWLSNRSFCSDDALTIHQHVQDRILPERQEDSETGVPTLKKLKEDEENDYSHKKRRKKEKKKKHKKHKTKHGEHAEGSGSESDTVYPSDLVKQEADTASREEKVSTQGSFIWLDDLTAPTDRPFCIDKKADSANWEYKSLYRGDIPRYKRKGNSSLGLDPATQAVTWTDTKTSEKKRGDRTSERYFSRSCQQLLNTVDLSVVTGSRGSGPNLTAVRFIPVPQCLEEEGSADTPQVPSAVNPLGVYDSSTSLWLQGKGRQEPGLQKEEGSAVTSRGGSSSTALMAARVEDFNRRLRENPSDIPTWLEFVHFQDELTAGPSPFSGSEGDVDRCKKSLKMTLEKKMAILERALESNPGSVELKLARLDLGRELWDPAALLREWRQLVFLHPNNAELWRAYLLFIQGQFSTLTVSKVNGVYGKCLSTLASVQDGALVSHPALPGTEEAMLVIFLQQCHFLRQAGHSEKAIALFQAMLDFTFFKPDSVKEMHTKQQVEFFEPFWDSGEPRIGEKGARGWKAWMHQQERGGWVIPSEPDDDDDDDQDDGSEVKDKTWPKWRIWLDVEASREANHWLPWRPDKTKGQSEEDCEDPDQQVLFDDVGPSMILLSKPELRFQLLCSFLRFLGLPCDMDYPCGPSWSILLDNLALLVEELDADRPLSCSDLWQAGVSPVGHMTTLGAPRRMVGLCKQGEEFMQNVLHQLWPLLSASERSKLSLYWIQYEKIKVMRCVRSRNKRHMRSQGKRSKKVAKRLLKEAENRNDLALWREFGHLEWLLGNLEEARKVLDTALSLGLSRGLQDRALCDLCLLYAQLEVEQGVGPTAGTASPTLHILTRLAEGGTYSPFSGQVSPVSILKARRTFEQAQETNCRPGLVGCFALFQYLTVGVEAADKVYQQAMERLEERHTDHQEEILGEVNSELEALSVARASLLRHVASACPLSRLRDALTSALSHFPNNSHLWKLYLSAENRYHNAGRARRFLHTLTCRATSAIPRLFAISAEQKRKELVDTVQRSDRYGDVRATLPETGLKHRIRALFESAVATEHGSRCPLLWRMYIHFLVLEGNVDRGRGIFYRALQNIPWVKGLYMDAVLLFPDHVQEFLDLMQEKELRLRLPMEEVDILLED, from the exons ATGGCgctttttccagctttttcgAGTGTTTCAGCAACGAGCTCAGCCAGCGAAAAAGCCAAAG AGCTGGACTGGCTGAGCAATAGGAGTTTCTGCTCAGATGATGCCCTTACTATCCACCAGCATGTCCAGGACAGGATTTTGCCTGAGAGACAAGAGGACTCAGAGACAGG TGTTCCCACTTTAAAAAAGCTAAAAGAGGACGAGGAGAATGACTACAGTCAtaagaaaaggagaaagaaggaaaagaagaagaagcacaaaAAGCACAAGACAAAGCATGGGGAGCATGCGGAGGGCAGCGGCTCTGAGTCAGACACCGTGTATCCTAGTGATCTCGTCAAACAGGAAGCTGACACTGCAAG CCGTGAAGAAAAAGTTTCAACCCAGGGTTCCTTCATCTGGCTCGATGACCTAACTGCCCCCACGGACCGCCCGTTCTGCATCGATAAGAAGGCTGATTCTGCTAACTGGGAGTACAAGTCACTGTACCGAGGAGACATCCCCAG GTACAAGCGCAAGGGAAATTCCTCTTTGGGACTAGACCCCGCGACCCAGGCCGTGACCTGGACCGATACCAAGACCTCAGAGAAGAAGCGAGGGGACAGGACGTCAGAGCGTTACTTCTCGCGGAGTTGCCAGCAGTTGCTGAACACTGTGGACCTGTCGGTGGTGACTGGCTCCCGTGGATCAGGGCCAAACTTGACTGCCGTCCGTTTCATTCCTGTTCCTCAgtgcctggaggaggagggcagtgCTGACACCCCCCAGGTCCCCTCTGCAGTCAACCCCTTGGGGGTGTACGACTCTTCTACCTCATTGTGGCTGCAGGGTAAAGGTCGGCAGGAGCCAGGCCTGCAGAAAGAGGAGGGCTCTGCTGTCACGTCAAGGGGTGGTAGCAGCAGCACGGCTCTGATGGCTGCAAGAGTGGAAGACTTCAACCGCAGGTTGCGTGAGAATCCATCTGACATACCCACGTGGTTGGagtttgtgcatttccag GATGAGCTGACTGCTGGTCCAAGCCCCTTCTCAGGTTCTGAGGGTGATGTAGATAGATGTAAAAAGTCCCTGAAGatgacactggaaaaaaagatgGCCATCCTGGAGAGGGCGCTGGAAAGCAACCCGGGCAGTGTGGAACTGAAGCTGGCACGATTGGACCTGGGTCGGGAGCTGTGGGATCCAGCTGCACTGCTTCGCGAGTGGAGGCAGTTGGTCTTCCTGCACCCCAACAACGCAGAGCTCTGGAGGGCCTATCTGCTCTTCATCCAAGGCCAGTTCAGCACGCTCACTGTCTCCAAGGTCAATGGCGTCTATGGCAAGTGCCTAAGCACGTTGGCGTCCGTGCAGGACGGTGccttggtgtcccatcctgccCTGCCTGGCACCGAGGAAGCCATGCTGG TCATCTTCCTACAACAGTGCCACTTCCTCAGACAGGCGGGACATTCAGAGAAAGCAATCGCGCTCTTCCAGGCCATGCTTGACTTCACCTTCTTCAAGCCTGACAGCGTAAAGGAGATGCACACAAAGCAGCAG GTGGAGTTCTTCGAGCCCTTCTGGGACAGCGGGGAGCCACGGATTGGCGAGAAGGGCGCACGGGGCTGGAAGGCCTGGATGCACCAGCAAGAGAGAGGGGGCTGGGTCATCCCCAGTGAGCCAG atgatgatgacgatgatgaccaAGACGACGGATCCGAGGTGAAGGATAAAACCTGGCCCAAGTGGCGAATCTGGCTTGATGTCGAGGCTTCTCGGGAGGCCAACCACTGGCTGCCATGGAGACCTGACAAGACCAAAGGCCAGTCCGAGGAGGACTGTGAGGACCCCGATCAACAG GTCCTGTTTGATGATGTGGGACCCTCTATGATTCTTCTCTCAAAGCCTGAGCTCCGcttccagctgctctgctcctTCCTGCGTTTCCTAGGGCTTCCGTGTGACATGGACTATCCCTGCGGGCCCTCTTGGAGTATCCTACTGGACAATCTCGCACTACTGGTGGAGGAGCTGGATGCAGACAGACCTCTGAGCTGCTCTGACCTCTGGCAGGCTGGGGTCAGCCCGGTGGGTCATATGACCACCCTGGGTGCACCTAGAAGGATGGTGGGTTTGTGCAAGCAAGGAGAGGAGTTTATGCAGAATGTTCTCCATCAGCTTTGGCCCCTGCTGTCTGCCTCAGAGAGGTCCAAGCTCTCACTCTACTGGATACAGTATGAGAAGATCAAG GTGATGCGGTGTGTCCGCAGCAGGAACAAGCGGCACATGAGATCCCAAGGTAAGCGGAGCAAGAAGGTGGCCAAGCGGCTGTTAAAGGAAGCGGAGAACCGCAATGACCTGGCACTGTGGAGGGAGTTCGGCCACCTGGAGTGGCTGCTGGGGAACCTGGAGGAGGCCCGGAAGGTGTTGGACACAGCCTTGTCACTGGGACTATCCCGTGGCTTACAGGACCGTGCCCTGTGTGACCTCTGCCTACTCTATgcccagctggaggtggagcagGGGGTGGGGCCAACAGCTGGAACAGCTTCCCCCACGCTTCACATCCTCACGCGTCTGGCTGAAGGTGGGACGTACTCCCCCTTCAGTGGCCAAGTGTCCCCTGTGTCCATCTTGAAGGCCCGGCGGACCTTTGAGCAGGCCCAAGAAACCAACTGCCGGCCTGGGCTTGTTGGCTGCTTCGCCCTCTTCCAGTACTTGACCGTGGGTGTGGAGGCCGCAGATAAAGTATACCAACAGGCCATGGAGCGGCTGGAGGAAAGGCACACAGACCATCAGGAGGAGATACTTGGCGAGGTCAACTCGGAGCTGGAGGCACTCTCTGTGGCACGCGCCTCGTTGCTACGGCATGTTGCCAGCGCGTGCCCACTGAGCCGCCTTCGCGATGCCCTCACCTCTGCCCTCTCCCATTTCCCTAACAACTCCCACCTGTGGAAGCTGTACCTGTCGGCAGAGAACAGGTACCACAACGCTGGCCGCGCCCGCCGCTTCCTGCACACCCTCACTTGTCGTGCCACAAGTGCCATCCCTCGGTTATTCGCCATCAGCGCTGAGCAGAAAAGGAAGGAGCTGGTGGACACAGTGCAGAG GAGTGATCGTTACGGGGACGTTCGGGCCACTTTACCGGAGACTGGGCTGAAACACCGCATTCGAGCGCTGTTCGAAAGTGCAGTGGCCACCGAGCACGGGTCCCGCTGCCCCCTCCTCTGGAGGATGTACATCCACTTCCTG GTTCTGGAGGGGAATGTCGACAGGGGCAGAGGGATCTTTTACAGAGCTCTGCAGAACATCCCTTGGGTAAAG GGCCTCTACATGGATGCCGTTCTGCTGTTCCCTGACCACGTGCAGGAGTTCCTCGACCTCATGCAGGAGAAGGAACTGCGGCTTCGTCTGCCCATGGAGGAGGTGGACATCCTACTAGAGGActag
- the kcnk13a gene encoding potassium channel subfamily K member 13a: protein MIMGCRCAGGCCGAGLLNEDNARFLLLALLIVLYLLCGAAVFSALEQPRERQAKEKWALRFERFSAEHNLSRAELEALLRSYEEANLAGVRVDARLPRWDFAGALYFVGTVVSTIGFGMTTPATVGGKIFLIFYGLIGCASTILFFNLFLERLITLLAVVLRSCHELQRRRKGVLPHDGQSSSRAGASGPDSLAEWKPSVYYVMLILCLGAVLVSCCASAMFSAVEGWSYMDSLYFCFVAFSTIGFGDLVSSQQLNYEYQAAYHLGNFLFIFLGVCCIYSLFNVISIVIKQILNWILRWLERPCGGSRCCPGNILRPRRNLVMPSQQRARRNISIETDGGNESEVDGRRMSEELISMRDFLAANKVSLAIMQKQLSETATGHLGHSVAGTHHNGFSGGVGALAIMNNRLVETSVDR, encoded by the exons ATGATCATGGGCTGCCGATGCGCCGGGGGCTGCTGCGGGGCCGGGCTGCTCAACGAGGACAACGCGCGCTTCCTGCTGCTCGCGCTGCTCATCGTGCTGTACCTGCTGTGCGGCGCGGCCGTGTTCTCGGCGCTCGAGCAGCCCCGCGAGCGGCAGGCCAAGGAGAAGTGGGCGCTGCGCTTCGAGCGCTTCAGCGCCGAGCACAACCTGAGCCGGGCGGAGCTCGAGGCGCTGCTGCGCTCCTACGAGGAGGCGAACCTGGCCGGGGTCCGAGTGGACGCGCGCCTCCCGCGCTGGGACTTCGCGGGCGCGCTCTACTTCGTGGGAACCGTGGTGTCCACCATCG GTTTTGGAATGACCACTCCTGCCACTGTAGGGGGGAAGATCTTCCTAATCTTCTACGGCCTCATCGGCTGTGCCTCCACCATCCTCTTCTTCAACCTGTTTCTGGAACGGCTCATAACGTTGCTAGCCGTTGTGCTCCGGTCCTGCCATGAGCTGCAGAGGAGGCGCAAGGGCGTGCTGCCCCACGACGGTCAGTCCAGTTCCAGGGCTGGTGCCAGTGGGCCGGACAGCCTGGCGGAGTGGAAGCCCTCAGTGTACTATGTCATGCTGATCCTGTGCCTGGGTGCCGTGCTGGTGTCCTGCTGTGCCTCAGCCATGTTCTCAGCTGTTGAGGGCTGGAGCTACATGGACTCACTTTACTTCTGCTTTGTGGCCTTCAGTACCATCGGCTTTGGGGACCTCGTGAGCAGTCAGCAGCTGAACTACGAGTACCAGGCTGCCTACCACCTGGGCAACTTCCTCTTTATCTTCCTGGGCGTGTGCTGCATCTACTCACTCTTCAATGTCATCTCCATCGTCATCAAGCAGATCCTCAACTGGATCCTACGGTGGCTTGAACGTCCATGTGGTGGCAGCCGTTGTTGCCCTGGTAACATCCTCCGACCACGCCGGAACCTAGTGATGCCAAGCCAGCAACGCGCTCGCCGCAACATCTCTATTGAGACAGATGGCGGGAACGAGAGCGAGGTGGATGGACGTAGAATGTCTGAGGAGCTGATCTCCATGAGGGACTTCCTGGCAGCCAACAAGGTTTCTTTGGCCATCATGCAGAAGCAGCTCTCGGAGACAGCCACGGGCCACCTGGGCCACTCCGTGGCTGGTACCCACCACAATGGCTTCTCTGGGGGAGTGGGAGCTCTGGCCATCATGAATAACAGACTGGTAGAGACCAGCGTTGATAGATGA
- the LOC108919341 gene encoding 26S proteasome regulatory subunit 4, whose translation MGQNQSGGHGPGGGKKDDKDKKKKYEPPIPTRVGKKKKKSKGPDAASKLPLVTPHTQCRLKLLKQERIKDYLLMEEEFIRNQEQMKPLEEKQEEERSKVDDLRGTPMSVGTLEEIIDDNHAIVSTSVGSEHYVSILSFVDKDLLEPGCSVLLNHKVHAVIGVLMDDTDPLVTVMKVEKAPQETYADIGGLDSQIQEIKESVELPLTHPEYYEEMGIKPPKGVILYGPPGTGKTLLAKAVANQTSATFLRVVGSELIQKYLGDGPKLVRELFRVAEEHAPSIVFIDEIDAIGTKRYDSNSGGEREIQRTMLELLNQLDGFDSRGDVKVIMATNRIETLDPALIRPGRIDRKIEFPLPDEKTKRRIFQIHTSRMTVADDVTLDDLILAKDDLSGADIKAICTEAGLMALRERRMKVTNEDFKKSKENVLYKKQEGTPEGLYL comes from the exons ATG ggtCAAAATCAGAGTGGCGGCCACGGCCCCGGAGGAGGGAAGAAAGATGACAAG GATAAGAAAAAGAAGTATGAACCACCCATTCCTACCAGGgttgggaagaagaagaaaaagtcaaaGGGACCAGATGCTGCCAGCAAGTTGCCTTTAG TCACCCCTCACACTCAGTGTCGCCTGAAGCTCCTGAAACAGGAGAGAATCAAAGACTACCTGCTGATGGAGGAGGAGTTCATCCGCAACCAGGAGCAAATGAAGCCgctggaggagaagcaggag GAGGAGAGATCGAAGGTAGATGATCTGCGGGGAACTCCCATGTCAGTCGGGACCCTGGAGGAGATCATAGATGACAACCATGCCATCGTGTCCACATCCGTGGGTTCGGAACATTATGTCAGCATCCTGTCATTTGTGGACAAGGACCTCCTCGAGCCAGGCTGCTCCGTGCTGCTTAACCACAAG GTCCATGCAGTCATCGGTGTGCTTATGGATGACACGGACCCACTGGTTACAGTCATGAAAGTAGAGAAGGCACCACAGGAGACATATGCAGACATTGGAGGGCTGGACAGCCAGATCCAGGAGATTAAG GAGTCAGTGGAGCTTCCGCTCACCCATCCAGAGTATTATGAAGAGATGGGGATCAAGCCCCCAAAAGGGGTCATCCTGTATGGCCCACCTGGCACAG GGAAGACCCTGCTGGCCAAGGCAGTGGCCAACCAGACGTCAGCCACGTTTCTCCGTGTAGTGGGCTCTGAACTCATCCAGAAGTACCTGGGGGACGGTCCCAAGCTGGTGAGGGAGCTCTTCAGGGTGGCTGAGGAGCATGCACCCTCCATAGTCTTTATTGACGAAATTGACGCCATTGGGACAAAGAG GTATGACTCCAATTCTGGTGGTGAGCGTGAAATCCAGAGGACTATGCTGGAGCTGCTCAACCAGCTGGATGGCTTTGATTCGCGGGGGGATGTTAAGGTTATCATGGCCACCAACAGGATAGAGACCCTGGACCCTGCCCTTATCCGGCCAG GCCGGATTGATCGTAAGATTGAGTTCCCGCTCCCAGACGAAAAGACCAAGCGGAGAATCTTCCAAATCCACACTAGCCGGATGACTGTGGCTGATGATGTGACTCTGGACGACCTCATTCTGGCCAAGGACGATCTCTCCGGTGCTGACATCAAG gcaatatgtacagaagcTGGGCTAATGGCACTGCGAGAGCGCAGGATGAAAGTCACAAACGAAGACTTCAAGAAGTCAAAGGAGAATGTTCTTTACAAAAAGCAGGAGGGCACACCTGAGGGACTGTACTTGTAA
- the nrde2 gene encoding protein NRDE2 homolog isoform X2, producing the protein MALFPAFSSVSATSSASEKAKELDWLSNRSFCSDDALTIHQHVQDRILPERQEDSETGVPTLKKLKEDEENDYSHKKRRKKEKKKKHKKHKTKHGEHAEGSGSESDTVYPSDLVKQEADTASREEKVSTQGSFIWLDDLTAPTDRPFCIDKKADSANWEYKSLYRGDIPRYKRKGNSSLGLDPATQAVTWTDTKTSEKKRGDRTSERYFSRSCQQLLNTVDLSVVTGSRGSGPNLTAVRFIPVPQCLEEEGSADTPQVPSAVNPLGVYDSSTSLWLQGKGRQEPGLQKEEGSAVTSRGGSSSTALMAARVEDFNRRLRENPSDIPTWLEFVHFQDELTAGPSPFSGSEGDVDRCKKSLKMTLEKKMAILERALESNPGSVELKLARLDLGRELWDPAALLREWRQLVFLHPNNAELWRAYLLFIQGQFSTLTVSKVNGVYGKCLSTLASVQDGALVSHPALPGTEEAMLVIFLQQCHFLRQAGHSEKAIALFQAMLDFTFFKPDSVKEMHTKQQVEFFEPFWDSGEPRIGEKGARGWKAWMHQQERGGWVIPSEPDDDDDDDQDDGSEVKDKTWPKWRIWLDVEASREANHWLPWRPDKTKGQSEEDCEDPDQQVLFDDVGPSMILLSKPELRFQLLCSFLRFLGLPCDMDYPCGPSWSILLDNLALLVEELDADRPLSCSDLWQAGVSPLWPLLSASERSKLSLYWIQYEKIKVMRCVRSRNKRHMRSQGKRSKKVAKRLLKEAENRNDLALWREFGHLEWLLGNLEEARKVLDTALSLGLSRGLQDRALCDLCLLYAQLEVEQGVGPTAGTASPTLHILTRLAEGGTYSPFSGQVSPVSILKARRTFEQAQETNCRPGLVGCFALFQYLTVGVEAADKVYQQAMERLEERHTDHQEEILGEVNSELEALSVARASLLRHVASACPLSRLRDALTSALSHFPNNSHLWKLYLSAENRYHNAGRARRFLHTLTCRATSAIPRLFAISAEQKRKELVDTVQRSDRYGDVRATLPETGLKHRIRALFESAVATEHGSRCPLLWRMYIHFLVLEGNVDRGRGIFYRALQNIPWVKGLYMDAVLLFPDHVQEFLDLMQEKELRLRLPMEEVDILLED; encoded by the exons ATGGCgctttttccagctttttcgAGTGTTTCAGCAACGAGCTCAGCCAGCGAAAAAGCCAAAG AGCTGGACTGGCTGAGCAATAGGAGTTTCTGCTCAGATGATGCCCTTACTATCCACCAGCATGTCCAGGACAGGATTTTGCCTGAGAGACAAGAGGACTCAGAGACAGG TGTTCCCACTTTAAAAAAGCTAAAAGAGGACGAGGAGAATGACTACAGTCAtaagaaaaggagaaagaaggaaaagaagaagaagcacaaaAAGCACAAGACAAAGCATGGGGAGCATGCGGAGGGCAGCGGCTCTGAGTCAGACACCGTGTATCCTAGTGATCTCGTCAAACAGGAAGCTGACACTGCAAG CCGTGAAGAAAAAGTTTCAACCCAGGGTTCCTTCATCTGGCTCGATGACCTAACTGCCCCCACGGACCGCCCGTTCTGCATCGATAAGAAGGCTGATTCTGCTAACTGGGAGTACAAGTCACTGTACCGAGGAGACATCCCCAG GTACAAGCGCAAGGGAAATTCCTCTTTGGGACTAGACCCCGCGACCCAGGCCGTGACCTGGACCGATACCAAGACCTCAGAGAAGAAGCGAGGGGACAGGACGTCAGAGCGTTACTTCTCGCGGAGTTGCCAGCAGTTGCTGAACACTGTGGACCTGTCGGTGGTGACTGGCTCCCGTGGATCAGGGCCAAACTTGACTGCCGTCCGTTTCATTCCTGTTCCTCAgtgcctggaggaggagggcagtgCTGACACCCCCCAGGTCCCCTCTGCAGTCAACCCCTTGGGGGTGTACGACTCTTCTACCTCATTGTGGCTGCAGGGTAAAGGTCGGCAGGAGCCAGGCCTGCAGAAAGAGGAGGGCTCTGCTGTCACGTCAAGGGGTGGTAGCAGCAGCACGGCTCTGATGGCTGCAAGAGTGGAAGACTTCAACCGCAGGTTGCGTGAGAATCCATCTGACATACCCACGTGGTTGGagtttgtgcatttccag GATGAGCTGACTGCTGGTCCAAGCCCCTTCTCAGGTTCTGAGGGTGATGTAGATAGATGTAAAAAGTCCCTGAAGatgacactggaaaaaaagatgGCCATCCTGGAGAGGGCGCTGGAAAGCAACCCGGGCAGTGTGGAACTGAAGCTGGCACGATTGGACCTGGGTCGGGAGCTGTGGGATCCAGCTGCACTGCTTCGCGAGTGGAGGCAGTTGGTCTTCCTGCACCCCAACAACGCAGAGCTCTGGAGGGCCTATCTGCTCTTCATCCAAGGCCAGTTCAGCACGCTCACTGTCTCCAAGGTCAATGGCGTCTATGGCAAGTGCCTAAGCACGTTGGCGTCCGTGCAGGACGGTGccttggtgtcccatcctgccCTGCCTGGCACCGAGGAAGCCATGCTGG TCATCTTCCTACAACAGTGCCACTTCCTCAGACAGGCGGGACATTCAGAGAAAGCAATCGCGCTCTTCCAGGCCATGCTTGACTTCACCTTCTTCAAGCCTGACAGCGTAAAGGAGATGCACACAAAGCAGCAG GTGGAGTTCTTCGAGCCCTTCTGGGACAGCGGGGAGCCACGGATTGGCGAGAAGGGCGCACGGGGCTGGAAGGCCTGGATGCACCAGCAAGAGAGAGGGGGCTGGGTCATCCCCAGTGAGCCAG atgatgatgacgatgatgaccaAGACGACGGATCCGAGGTGAAGGATAAAACCTGGCCCAAGTGGCGAATCTGGCTTGATGTCGAGGCTTCTCGGGAGGCCAACCACTGGCTGCCATGGAGACCTGACAAGACCAAAGGCCAGTCCGAGGAGGACTGTGAGGACCCCGATCAACAG GTCCTGTTTGATGATGTGGGACCCTCTATGATTCTTCTCTCAAAGCCTGAGCTCCGcttccagctgctctgctcctTCCTGCGTTTCCTAGGGCTTCCGTGTGACATGGACTATCCCTGCGGGCCCTCTTGGAGTATCCTACTGGACAATCTCGCACTACTGGTGGAGGAGCTGGATGCAGACAGACCTCTGAGCTGCTCTGACCTCTGGCAGGCTGGGGTCAGCCCG CTTTGGCCCCTGCTGTCTGCCTCAGAGAGGTCCAAGCTCTCACTCTACTGGATACAGTATGAGAAGATCAAG GTGATGCGGTGTGTCCGCAGCAGGAACAAGCGGCACATGAGATCCCAAGGTAAGCGGAGCAAGAAGGTGGCCAAGCGGCTGTTAAAGGAAGCGGAGAACCGCAATGACCTGGCACTGTGGAGGGAGTTCGGCCACCTGGAGTGGCTGCTGGGGAACCTGGAGGAGGCCCGGAAGGTGTTGGACACAGCCTTGTCACTGGGACTATCCCGTGGCTTACAGGACCGTGCCCTGTGTGACCTCTGCCTACTCTATgcccagctggaggtggagcagGGGGTGGGGCCAACAGCTGGAACAGCTTCCCCCACGCTTCACATCCTCACGCGTCTGGCTGAAGGTGGGACGTACTCCCCCTTCAGTGGCCAAGTGTCCCCTGTGTCCATCTTGAAGGCCCGGCGGACCTTTGAGCAGGCCCAAGAAACCAACTGCCGGCCTGGGCTTGTTGGCTGCTTCGCCCTCTTCCAGTACTTGACCGTGGGTGTGGAGGCCGCAGATAAAGTATACCAACAGGCCATGGAGCGGCTGGAGGAAAGGCACACAGACCATCAGGAGGAGATACTTGGCGAGGTCAACTCGGAGCTGGAGGCACTCTCTGTGGCACGCGCCTCGTTGCTACGGCATGTTGCCAGCGCGTGCCCACTGAGCCGCCTTCGCGATGCCCTCACCTCTGCCCTCTCCCATTTCCCTAACAACTCCCACCTGTGGAAGCTGTACCTGTCGGCAGAGAACAGGTACCACAACGCTGGCCGCGCCCGCCGCTTCCTGCACACCCTCACTTGTCGTGCCACAAGTGCCATCCCTCGGTTATTCGCCATCAGCGCTGAGCAGAAAAGGAAGGAGCTGGTGGACACAGTGCAGAG GAGTGATCGTTACGGGGACGTTCGGGCCACTTTACCGGAGACTGGGCTGAAACACCGCATTCGAGCGCTGTTCGAAAGTGCAGTGGCCACCGAGCACGGGTCCCGCTGCCCCCTCCTCTGGAGGATGTACATCCACTTCCTG GTTCTGGAGGGGAATGTCGACAGGGGCAGAGGGATCTTTTACAGAGCTCTGCAGAACATCCCTTGGGTAAAG GGCCTCTACATGGATGCCGTTCTGCTGTTCCCTGACCACGTGCAGGAGTTCCTCGACCTCATGCAGGAGAAGGAACTGCGGCTTCGTCTGCCCATGGAGGAGGTGGACATCCTACTAGAGGActag